The nucleotide sequence TACACAGTTGCTCTGGTTCGATAAATAGGCGCGGGACGTGTGTCTGCCGTTCCAACGGCTTTGGGATGGGGTGGTACGAGGCCCTGGCGACGTGCCCGGTGCAACAGAGCTCGTTTCGCCGATTTTCTTGTCTCTTTCGCCCGCGTTAATCGCTGATGTCATGTGGGAGGTAGATTTTCGTGATAATGTgcactttggttgcgtGAAATCCGTGGTATTTCGTTTGCTCAATTAAGACACGGATCGTGACGGTGACGCGTACCGCAGTGTTTTCGTGTTATTCGCTGCCCCGGGGCCTGTAATAGAGCTCGTGGTGATATATGCATTTAGTTGCCGGTTGATTCTTTCGTTTTGCGGTCATTTGGCTCCGTCTGTGACGTTGCGATTACCGATCCGTACCGCGCCGTTGGCCTGTTAAGTGATGCGCCCGCTGATTCCATGCGTAGTTGTATTCCGCGATGTGCATAGCAATTTAGGTATTAGGGCGTTCAAGTTGCCGTTCGATTTCTGTTCCACAGTGTACACTTGCCTGCAACGCCGCTGGTCGTGGTGTTTTGATAAATCTAGGTGATCCGGGGTTTTTGATTGTTATATTTAGTGTTTTTAAAACGTTGATCATGTCTTCCTAGTCTGCCTTCTATGTTGTAGCGTAGCGGCGCGTCTTGGTTTCTGTGTTGTTTTTCTTGGTGTTGCTTGTCATCGCCACCAGCCGCGAGCTGGCACAGAGTGGTACATGTACGGTCGTGTGGGCTGTTTCACATCTTGCTACAGCTTCCGGTGACGTGGGTGTCGCGATGGACAACACGGAGAACCGCAACGAAGTGAAGGAGGCGGGTATCGCCATGGGTGATGAGGTTGCCCACGGCGGCCCGAACGAAGAGGCTGCGGTCACCCAGGCCGATGCGCCTGATCCTCAGGTGCAGGGAGGGACTACGGCCGACCTTGTCGAGTCGACCACTTCGGAAGCTGCGACGCCGCAGTCTGCGCCGGAGGTGGTCGCTGAGGACAAAGCCAATTCGGTTCCTCCACCAAATCACAGCACGATCATTTCTGAGGATGATCGTGCAAAACTGCGTGACCTTGTCGACATGATTGTATCATTTGGCAATAGAGTTGCTGAGTCTCGGGGTGAGGCTGATgatgaggaggaggaagagggCGCTGTGCAGGTGAGGCGTGTTTCCGCTTGCTGTTCATCTCTGGCAGGAAGATGAAGTCCCTTTCGAGCGCATCCCTCAGACGGTTACGTGCAGCAACATTGTGCATTTGTTGAACATCCCTCCTGAAATCGATATGGAGGCGTTGGCCACTGCTATTAGCAGCATGGCCGATATCATTTTACATTCTTATGTTTTCAAGGGTACCCAGCTGAAGATAGTATTTGTGGACGCGTCGATCGCAAGCGAGGCGCGGCAGCTTCTGGACGGTCTGCGACTCCACAATCGCGTCATTCAAGTTGTGCTGAGTACCCAGGACGACGCGAACCCATTGCAGCCACCTCAGGGGGCTCCGACCCCTCGTGCCGACAGCAACGCACCGACACCACGCACAGCATCGAAAACGAAGCACCCTCACAAACCACGCGGGGCTCCACGCATGGCCCCAGCTCCCCCGGTATTTAAACTGCCACCACTACCGCCCAGGCTAGGCCGCTCAGCGCCCCCTATGAACCCGTCGCACCGCGGCCCGCCGCTCCCGATACCGCTGCTGCCGCCCGGCAGGTTCCCAGATGCGCCGGAGCGTTTGCTGGTACCGCCGATGAGCTCAGTGCCGCCACTTGACCCGCCGTCCAAAATCGTCTTCGGACGGAACCTGCATAAGCTGGGGGGCATGTCGCTGTTCGACATGCTTTCTTCGCAGCCCCAAGTGTGCAACTGGAGCCCTGATCAAAGTGTGGAGGAACAGCAGCGGCACTTTGACAAGTTGTATGAGGAGTTCGGTACATCTAACCGCTACTTGCTGTTGGGCAAACTGCCGGAGTCGGCGACGGAGACCATCAGTGCGGCGCGGGAGTGGTTGTCGCGGTACACGCAAAAGAAGCCGGATGTCGAGATTTGCCGCCTCGAACAGTATGCTGCCGACCTCAAGCTACCGAGTGACAAGTTCTTGCACATCACGTTCCAGCGGCGTGCGGACTGCACGGAGTTTTTCGCGGCTATGACCAAGAAGGCCCCGGAAGTGGTGTGCCGGTTCTCTTGCCCCAGGACGGCCTACGATACAATATGGGTCGGCAACGTTACCGACATTCTCTCGTACTGCCGGGGCGAGGAAGACATGAAGGAACTGTTTGCACGTCTCGGTGAGGTGAAGGCGTGTACGTTCACGCCAGAAAAGGGGTGCTTTTTTGTAACATACGCTTCGGTAGAAGACTCCATCCGCGCCCGCAACCGCCTGCTCGGCGCCTTGTTCTCTCCAGTGAAGGCTTTTGCATTGAACGTCGACTTCACCCTGGACGTTGTCACCCGGTACTCGCACCGTGGCAAGATGCCATTGCCTGGCCCACGTGGGATACCCGTCAGCTGTTTGCCCCAGAAGTTGGGTGAACGTCTGTTGTCCGCTCTGCAGCGACGAGCGGACGGAAACGCGGTGATCCGACAGCTGTTGGACGGCCGCGATAGCGATGCGGTGGatttgctgaccaaggGCGCCACCCGGGGGCACCCAAAACGGCCATACGATGGCAGGCCGATGCGTGCCCCCACGCCAAAGCACCCCTGGCACCAAGACACGCCCCCGTGGCCCAAGACGCGCAAGCGCCCCCACCAGCCGCCGGACCAGCAACATGAGCAACATAAGTATCGCAAATCTGGCCCATCGTCCGCTGAGTTCGGACCCGTGGAGCAAAGGAATCCGAATACGCGAGGTCGTTTCCCCCGGCGCCAGCAGTCGCGAGTGCCGGCTGATCGCAGCGGCGAGGACCACTCAACCGACGAGTACGCGGAGGCCAGCCCAAACAGACCCAAGAGCGCATACACGCTCGTGTGCAACCTGCTGAAGCGCAGCAAGCCGATTTGCAAGGTATCTTCGATCTTTCTGCGCGGCGACATCTCTCACCGCGTGCCCCAGACCTTGGATGTGAACCAGCGGGCCAACCCAGAGCGTCTGGTAAATTGCCTGCAGAAGACCCCGGAGCTTTCGCTGTGGAAGATGGTCGCAGAGAGCGAGGAGGACAATGAGCGGTACGACAGCCTTTGCGAATACCTGCTGTCGAAGAACCGCGTCGCCATCGTGCAGGATGGCCCATACGAAATCTACATCGTGCCGCCCGCGGAGCAGTCGACGCTGGCGGCGCACCTGCCCGATACACAGTCCATGTACGCGTTCGTATTGCCGAAAGGCTCGTAGGACACTAGTTTAATTGGCATGTTTATATAGCATGTGGCCTGCCCGCTGGCACGCGTCCGCTACGAAGTCGTAGATGCTGAGGTCCCGGTCGCCCGCCGCCATCGCAGCGTGTATgtagtgcagcagcaggtcgtAGCCATGCTGCATCGCGCGCAACCTGATGTTCCGGGCGGCCCGCGTGTACGAGCCCTTCTGCAGCAGGTCGTACGCGTCGACGTCGACCGagcacagcagcgacggGCTCTTCGGCGCCTGCGGCAAGAACACCACCTCGACGGTCATGACACCACCCTTCGTAGTGAACGTGGCTGCGCACGTGCTTTTgaggagctgcaggagctcGCGCTGCACTACCCTGATCCGTGCGCTCAGCGCCGACCCGTAGTCCATGACCTCACGCATCAGTGCGATCAGTGTGACCGGATGGCTCTCATCCACGTTGTTGCTCATCCAACGCGATATGATCTGGCGCATGCGCTTGTTGGCCGCTTCAAGCAGCCGCGTCAGCACCTGCTCCCAGACCTTGTCCGAGCCTCCCCCCGTCTTGAACTTCGGTGCCGTGAACACTATCCGGAGCCCCCGGCTCACgtccaccatgtcatccCACTTGACGGGGCAAATGGTTATGTGCGATGTGCCCCGAGGGAATTCGATAGGTGCATCCTCGGTTTCCAACGCGTCGGGGTCGGAGGTTGCGGAATTAGTCGACTCAACCCCCGAAGAGTAGAACCTCCCCAGTTCCCGGGTCACGGAGGGCGTTTTTGATAATATGGGGCTACATGATGGCCACTCATCGCTCCTGAACACCGGGACGTGCGTACGGTGATGCGGCGTCCGGGTTGCTTCCACCTCCGGGGACGACTCGTCGCCACACCTCAGCACCGACCGCATGCAAATCGGTAAGAAGTTCCCGTATCCCGCACCACCTTCGGTAACTTTAATGCAAACCAGCATGTTGATCTCTGGGTTGAAGCGCTGCTCAGCTTTGATGCGACGATACACCACGGGCTTGTTcatggtgccatccatcaGGTTGTCGGCAACACGCACGAGGTCGTTATGCCAGCTCTTCCTGAAGCTGCGAATGCAGCGCTTGGTGTTGCAGTCGGCATTGAAGAAAATTGCAAACACCCATCGAATTTTCTTCGAGCCCGCGTCTAGAGGGACCACCCTTATGCCCGTCGCGGCGTAGATGTTACGCAGGGTTTCGATCAAGTGTTCCATGTGTTGCAATTTCTGGCCATTGGCCTCGCGCAGTTGTACGCGCTGCGTGAGCTTCGCAACTCTCGTCCTGAGGGTCTCAAGATGCTTGGATTTGAAACCAATGAGATTTGTCTGCATTTCACTATACTTTTGACGTTGCTGAATGGACTTCGTCAACTGACGGCATTCCTTGACCACGGAGCTATACACTTCCGTGGCATTTGCAAGCAGCGTGGCATGATTTGTTGCCGATACGCAGCTCTGGTGCATCTTCTCTTTCGCGGCGTTGATGCTTTTCAGTTTACTCATGACCTCGGAAAGCATCTGCTTGGCCTCCTCCTGAACCTCGCGCTTTTGCGGTGTTAAGTCCAGCAACGTTGACGATGGCGCGTTCATGCCTGAAGCAGCCGGCGGCCCTGTAACATCCGCCGGCCGATCGTTGCTGTCCGCCGGGATGCTGTAACCGCTTTCACACAACTTAGCTCCAACCAAGATTTGTACCCTCTTGTACGCCTCGTCAACCAAAAGTTCAGCCTCAGGCATCACTACGGGATTATCCTGCCCCTTTTGTGCGGACTCGTCGTTGAAGCCGTGAGGGCTCATATCAGCCAGCTTTAAGCGCTTCGGAATGTTACGTAGTCCGTACGCCACGCCTGGGATAAACCGTTCATCGTATGACGGCACTATGTCGCTGTGCAGCCGCGACTTCTCTCTGACCAAGGCCGAATAGAAGTCGGTCGTCTGCAGCGGCGCAGCTAGTTCCAAATGTGCATTATGCGATGGATCTGGTACCGTAACGGCGTTCTCGACAACCATTTCTCCTTCAGGTGTGGACTCCGTCACAGTTGCAGCCACCGCCATTTGGCTGTAACTTGCAGGTATGACGGAATACAGTTTGTTAATGGCATCGTCCGTGTGCATTAAATCTTCCGTGCTGCGAGGCGGGGAGAGCGGATGTTGGGACCTTATAAGCTCCATCTGCTCGTTTTCGGTGATAAGCGGCATCAAGGTCCCCATTTCTGATATTTCCTGTCGCACAACACTCTCTTGAAGAGCGGTCAATACCGGCATTGTTTGGAGGTCGTTGTTTTCGGGCGTACCGAGGTTCGGGGGTGCGCTGACGGATCCACCTGTGCCGTCTTCGGCAGATCCCTGTTCTATAGACGTCATCATACTCATTTGAGCCTTGATATAATCTTCATCCAGCTCTATTTCATTTGAAGAAGGGAGTTGCGAATCGGCCGGGGTTGAGCCATCAGGTCCATGCTCACTAGCCCGACGTGCTACGAAAAGTTGCACTCGGTCAGAGAATGTCATGCCATCCGCGGGTTCGTCGCAGCTTCCCATATCCTGCTCGCCAGAATAGAAAGCATGGTTATACAGTAGATCCTCAAGGTTCATTGGCGCAGTTGGTGCAAGCACTCCCGGATGCCCCTGAATATTCAGGCCAGCATGGTACGATAACCCTCCCGGAACGTTGTAAAAAAGTGCATCCTCCTCATATCCAACACTTCCCGAACTGTTGCTCCCCTCATGGGATTGTGCGGCCGCAGGCACGTCACTATACGAGAACGTGAAATTTAGCGTCTCCGACCCAGCGCAAGGCTGATCGTCTTCGTTGTCCTCCGTGTCCTGCCCCCTGGCGGTGTACATCtgtacatcatcgtccagcTTAACGCCACTACTGCTTCCAGCTGTATCGCCAAAGGGTGCAGCATACACGTTGAAATTATCCGGTATGAGGAATATGCTGCCctcctcttcgtcgtccACTGCATGCTCCCCTTCGTCACTGCGCTTCACGATAAGCCCGTCGCCCATTTCTTCGGTATGGGAAATACGGGACCGACGTGATGCGGATCCTCTTTCCTTTCCGCCGCTGTGCCTGGCAGTGGGTGTAGTAGTTTGGTGGAGCAGTCCGTTGTCATGGGTTGCAGCGATCAGGTGACTCTCATTACCCCAAAAATTACCGGCGGCAATATACTGTTCTATATTATCTTGCCTGATTTGAGATATTCCGGATCCTCCATGTGGCGAAGCGAACCCCTCATCGGCACTTCGATGACTCAGTATGCCACTTGGCTCGTTAAGACAGCCGATCCCACCAATCTCGGATACGGAATGCACGTTCCGCAACTCATCACCCAGCGTTTCCACCAGTTCGCGATGAATGATAGAGCTCCCTACAGTATGCCCCGCGGGCCCTCCGTCAGCGAAGCTGCCTCCCGACGCACCTCCAGTTGACTGGCGTGCCGACGCGTCGGTCAAATATTGCCCATTTAACCCGTAAGAGCTGGCAGTACTCTGCCCGTGCCTGAAGTAAATATTGCCCAAGGAATCCTGCGTGCCAGTTTCCCTTTGATAAGGGCTCTGAAGCTGTTGCGGAAACTGGCCTGCCTCACCAGCGTGGTTTCTTGGGGTACCTCTCGGCGTTCTTTCTCTAGACGGTATATTTCCGATTGATCTTCGCACACCGGGTGCCATGGAATGGTGGATTACATGTGATCTGGCGTCGGCGTTCGGCGGGTATTCTATAACCAAAGATTCTTCGGAGGACGGCGTCATTGTGGACATCGTTCCTGAACTAGCACCCGTAGTGGAGCTCTCGTCCGATTGCATGGCTAGTGGCACGTTGAAGGATCCGCCATTATTTTGGTCGCGATTACCCTGGGTTGACTCGCTCCTGTGCACGCTGAAGTAACCGCCCGGCGCGCTGACGCTGGACAGCACTGGTAATGGTGAGTTTCGGTTCAAGTGGAGACGTGacggcgatgacatgcaGCCATCATGCACCTTATCCGCATACATTGAGAAAGCGCTGTTGCCGTCATGTAATCTTGGAAACAATCCCGGTGTCCGATGAAGTATTTGTGGACTCGGTACATCCGCAGAATGCGCCAGCTGCCCGGGGAAAGGTAATCCAAATGCGGGTAACCGTCTAAACCGTTGTGAAGCCGTCGAACTGGCCGAACGCATCGAATTTATCGATGATGATAGATTAATTGACTTCCCACCAGAACTCCTCCGGCCGGTGGTCGATGATCGGCGTGTTCTGGTCGGAGTCCCAGTCGATACTGGATCGACAAACAAGGCCCCTGAACCACTGTCGTCATTGCGCGCGCTACCTATATCTACAATGGGTTCTGTGCTGATCATGCGTAGTAAGCTCCGGCTCGGGATTCCAATGTTGACGCGCTCAGGGGGCAACGGTGTGCTTCCAGACGTCCCCCGAACGACTCGTCGATTGCTGCCATCTTCATTTGATACTGTAGGTACGTAAGACGTGCTATCACCTGCATTCACTGTTTCGTTTAAGCCGTGGCTGGGCGAGGGGACCTGAGACCGTCGTGGCGTCCGCTTGGGCACATTTTCAGGGTAGCCATTGGCTCCACCTGACCCTCTTCCTTCCGCATCCATACGGTGATTTGCCTAGATAAGCACACGATTCATTCCTATTTCGGCGTGTTGGCGGACACTCAACTCTGACCAGAAGCGCATCGATAAATACACTTTGCACCGATGCGATTCCACACAGCCGGCATTTATATTACAAAAACTGCAATTTACTATCAAAACGCAATACCGAATATTTGCGTTAGCTACACCATCAATACATAGACAACGACATCACTCAACTCGGCGCGCCACCAAGCGTAACTGAGAGGAAGAGAATCCTCAACTGGGCAAGTATTAGCATACAATTACTGCAACCGGGAGCAACCTAAAAGCGTTGCATTCCCGCTGCGGCATACCGCATTGTGAGGGTTGCACAATTGGCATTTGATGATACACATACATGCACACAGCGCGTTCCTGCGCCGATGCTCTGGTCTTTATAAGCGACAGGTGAAGCAATTTAGCCGCTAGTATGTTCTGCGTGGGTGGAGTTACAAGGCAGGCTATGCAACCTTCCCTGTGTGTGCAAACGACGTCCGTTGCGCCTTCCATGCATTAAAATACGCTGGTGATTCGTTATGGGAGCGTGTATACTCGTCAAAAGCGACCATTCTATGAATGCTGTGCAGCTGGATGCCCTTTGCAGGCGTTTTGCAACAGGTGACACCTTATGTGTAGCCGTTGTCTAGCATCCGAATGCAGCGTCACACCTTAACATATTGGGGATACATCCTCGTTAGCACCTTGATCAGTTCCTCTTGCAACACCTCTAGCATGGTGTTATCTGTTTCTTCCACATTGCAACTCAGGAATACTGCTCGGTTGAATCTTACAGCTGCATTGGTGTCACCCCGTTGTTGGTTGGAGCTTACCGAACATCTTCGCCAAGTCTGATGAGATGGCATCCAAGTCTCCAATAAGCGTGCTTCCGACGCTGGTTTCGTCCTGCACGTTTTGCGGTTTATGCCGATATATATCTAGTTACGTAAAACATATGCTCATGCACGGAGGCACGTATGATTCACATGCGGTGCTATTAGGGGCACTGTATATAGAGTACGTCACAAAATCTCGTCTATATTGCGGTCTAATCTATCAGCGAAACAAGTAAAAGTACCTTTAACCTGTTGACAGGGAAGCCGCAGTGTAGGTCTCGGCAAGCCTTGCTATCGTCGCCAACCCAGACATACAGCCCGGATTCATATTCTACCGATAGCACGTTCAACGTCTTATCATACACCGTGAAGGAATCCTTATGGATTTCCATGTTGACGGCAGTTGTGTCTTTTCACGGCGTTCAGTGAGGATTTTCAGGTGTATCCGCGCCGGTTTGCTGCTCCTTGTCTTCGTCGATCAACAGATTACAGCATTTCCAACGCTGTAAAACAATTGCCTAAATAGAATATGTCGCAATCCCGTGGATCTGTAGGTGGTAGTGTGCTGCAGGATCCCGTATATGCGCTATACACAGGCCAGGTTTATGAGCAATTCCAGAgaatcgctgctgtaggCATGTTGTGTGTTTTAAGGTGGATATCATGATATCTGTAGTTGATGGTAGTAGGTTTGGGTTGGCCGCTTAGTCAGCGCCTTGCCGTCCTCTGCCTCCTTGTCTTGTGGCTGCTGTCGCTGGGCCCAGGAAGCGCCTATGTTCAACGCCTACGATCTAAACGCTGCATCAGTCATATTTCAAGGCGATGTGTGACAGTTTCTGCTGCGGAAGGTCAGCCATCGGTGCCATTCTCAACTGGCGATCAAGAGCGAGAAAATCACGTTGGAAATGATGCTCCCAATCTCACTGCATTTGGCCTTCCAGATGCAGCACGTGATGACCATAACACGTCAGAAGAAGGGGTGGCGACGGTAGATGGTACATCTCAACAAACGCCCTGCTATCTACGCCACGAACCCGTGCTCCTGCAGGAGACGTTGGACCTGCTGGTGACAAATCCCGATGGGCGCTATTTAGACGCTACTCTAGGATATGGAGGTCACTCTGAGGCCATCTTGGAGCGCCTTTCGGATAAGGTAAATCCTGTTACTGCTATTTTCAGTTATGGCATCAGGGCTCCTTGGTGGCGCTGGACCGCGATCCCGAGGCCGTCTACTACACTGGCCGTCGGCTAAGCGCATACGTGGATTCTGGGCAGATGAGGCCGGTGATAGGGACCTTCAGTAACCTGAAACGCGTCTTGGAATCGCATGCCCTGCCCCTGACGGGGTACACTGGGTATGTTTTAAGCATCCGCATTAACCGTTCTGCAGCATTGTAGCTGATCTTGGCCTTTCCACCCACCAGCTGGAGAGCGCATGTCGCGGATTTTCTTATAACACCGATGGTCCTCTTGACATGCGGATGTCGAACCCTTTGCACGATCCTTTCAGCACAGCCAGACCTACGGGTGTAGACCTGGCGTCGTCCCTGGGGGCTTCTAACACGGCTTTCAAGGTATGCGCAGGTTAATATGACAATCAGACGCAATGCAGATTGTTAATAAGGCCAGGGAGAATGAACTTGCTCACATTCTGAAAGCATACGGTGAAGAGGTTCGTGCAGCGGTGATTGCTCGTCGTATCGTTGACGTTAGTTTAAGGCAGCCGACTAACATTCTTACCCACAGATGCGTAGCCGCAAGGGTCGGATATCTACAACTAAAGAACTTCGTGATATCGTGGTTAGCTGCGTGCGCGGTAACCACAAAGCCGCAATGAAGGTGCTTTCGCGAGTTTTCCAGGTAGATCGACTCCGTCCAAACCCTCAAATCTTTTACAGGCCCTGCGCATATACGTCAACGACGAGTTATCTGAGCTGCAGAGCCTTCTGGAGTTTGCACCGTCTCTGCTGCACCGCAAGCACGGCAGGTTTGTGGTCATATCGTACCACTCTCTGGAGGACCGCGCTGTTAAGCGCGCGTTTGCTGGCCTGCAATCAGCCTCCGAACTGTCTCCGGACTCGAGCGTCTAccgagtgctgaccaagaagTGTGTGACGGCCGGTTCTGCAGAGAGCAAGGCCAACCAGAAGTCGCGCTCCGCCAAGCTGCGCTGCCTGCAGCGGTCTCGGCAAATGACAAAAGAGTGAACACACTTTATAAAACAGAAATACGCATAGCGAAACAATTCAATTGGTGTCGCTTTTAGCGTTACAACAGTGCGGGAGGCATTATTAACGTAATAATGCCTTTGTATCTGAGGGTTACGCGCTCAGACAAGATAGTGTTTTTCACCACGGAGAATACTTCTCTCGTTGTCTACATTTAAGGATGGCAATTCCGTAAGGTCTGAGAGCTCATTTGGGACATTGGGAACGATGGAATCTTATGCTATCCGGTAAATGAGGTGAATCCCCGATTCGGTATGCACTAGGCCGCTGACCTCGCCGACAGCAAGTAGGAACGCTGCAGTGGAGAAAGGGCCTTGCATTTCGTTGCGGGTGAAAAATCCAAGGTCGCCTCCGTTCTGAGCACTTGTGCACTCCGATATGTTCGTGGCCTTCTTCCGGAACTCACGGTCCCGTATTTCGGCAGCCATGATCTCTTCGCGGTGCCGCGTCATTTCcgcaatagcctcctcctTTGTGCGCGTGATCCTCTGATTGGTGTTTCTGTTGATCGGATTGCGCGATCCCTTGTGCTTCAAGAGAATGTGGGCACACCGCACCTTGGTGGGC is from Babesia bigemina genome assembly Bbig001, chromosome : IV and encodes:
- a CDS encoding S-adenosyl methyltransferase, putative → MSQSRGSVGGSVLQDPVYALYTGQVYEQFQRIAARLAVLCLLVLWLLSLGPGSAYVQRLRSKRCISHISRRCVTVSAAEGQPSVPFSTGDQERENHVGNDAPNLTAFGLPDAARDDHNTSEEGVATVDGTSQQTPCYLRHEPVLLQETLDLLVTNPDGRYLDATLGYGGHSEAILERLSDKGSLVALDRDPEAVYYTGRRLSAYVDSGQMRPVIGTFSNLKRVLESHALPLTGYTGIVADLGLSTHQLESACRGFSYNTDGPLDMRMSNPLHDPFSTARPTGVDLASSLGASNTAFKIVNKARENELAHILKAYGEEVRAAVIARRIVDMRSRKGRISTTKELRDIVVSCVRGNHKAAMKVLSRVFQALRIYVNDELSELQSLLEFAPSLLHRKHGRFVVISYHSLEDRAVKRAFAGLQSASELSPDSSVYRVLTKKCVTAGSAESKANQKSRSAKLRCLQRSRQMTKE
- a CDS encoding peptidyl-prolyl cis-trans isomerase, putative; the protein is MRNFLRSLPHVWSQTAGLNYLLVAVRYMSNRRRRLLNGTDYLKSKSGYAGRVTMPNMMREMVPTKVRCAHILLKHKGSRNPINRNTNQRITRTKEEAIAEMTRHREEIMAAEIRDREFRKKATNISECTSAQNGGDLGFFTRNEMQGPFSTAAFLLAVGEVSGLVHTESGIHLIYRIA